One window of the Clostridiales bacterium genome contains the following:
- the lysS gene encoding lysine--tRNA ligase, which produces MANEKLNTDALEEEYNKLIIERREKFKELKDKGQDPFNTYTYDVTDSSKEIKDNFEKMEGTYVSVAGRLLSKRVHGKAGFSDLYDKFGKIQLYLRIDDIGEEKLKFFKSLDLGDILGVKGRVFKTHSGEISIHVTDFTLLCKSLRPLPEKWHGLKDPDLKYRERYVDLIINQDVRDVFIKRTKIIKAIRKFLDDRGYMEVETPVLSTIAGGAAARPFITHHNTLDIDMYLRIATELYLKRLIVGGFERVYEIGKDFRNEGMDIRHNPEFTMIELYQAYTDYNGMMEILENMISKICQELYGTTKIVYQGTEIDFKPPWRRLTMTEAVKQYANIDFDKIESDDEARDIAKKLNINIKKQLKDCTKGDILNALFEEYGEKNLIQPTLLIDYPVEISPLTKAKRGNPKLTERFEAFVYGRELANAYSELNDPDIQRERFIQQLHERELGDDEAYVMDEDFMNALEIGMPPTGGMGIGIDRLVMFLTDSPSIRDVILFPTMKPERE; this is translated from the coding sequence ATGGCTAATGAAAAGCTAAACACTGATGCACTTGAAGAAGAATACAACAAGCTTATTATAGAGCGCAGAGAAAAATTTAAAGAGTTAAAAGATAAAGGGCAAGATCCATTTAATACTTATACTTATGATGTGACTGACTCATCCAAGGAAATAAAGGATAACTTTGAAAAGATGGAAGGGACTTATGTATCGGTAGCGGGCAGGCTTTTGTCCAAAAGGGTCCATGGTAAGGCCGGCTTTTCAGATCTTTATGATAAATTCGGGAAAATACAGCTTTATTTAAGGATAGATGACATAGGCGAGGAGAAGCTTAAATTTTTCAAGTCTCTGGATTTAGGTGATATACTGGGAGTAAAAGGAAGGGTGTTTAAAACTCATTCGGGTGAAATTTCCATTCATGTTACCGATTTTACCCTTCTTTGCAAATCTTTAAGGCCTCTTCCTGAAAAATGGCATGGGCTTAAAGATCCTGATTTAAAATACAGGGAGCGTTATGTCGACCTTATAATCAATCAAGATGTAAGGGATGTTTTTATAAAAAGAACTAAAATAATAAAGGCAATCAGAAAGTTCTTGGATGATAGAGGATATATGGAAGTTGAAACTCCGGTGCTTTCCACGATAGCAGGGGGGGCGGCTGCAAGGCCGTTTATAACGCATCATAACACACTGGATATAGATATGTATTTAAGGATTGCAACGGAACTTTATCTTAAAAGGCTTATCGTCGGCGGATTTGAGAGAGTATATGAGATAGGCAAGGATTTTAGAAATGAAGGTATGGATATCAGGCATAATCCTGAGTTTACCATGATAGAGTTATATCAGGCATATACTGATTATAACGGGATGATGGAGATACTTGAAAATATGATTTCCAAGATATGCCAAGAACTTTATGGCACTACGAAGATCGTTTATCAGGGAACGGAAATAGATTTTAAGCCGCCATGGAGGAGGCTCACCATGACGGAAGCTGTAAAGCAATATGCAAACATAGATTTTGATAAAATAGAAAGCGATGACGAGGCAAGGGATATTGCGAAAAAGTTAAACATCAATATAAAAAAGCAGCTTAAGGACTGTACGAAGGGCGATATATTAAATGCTCTTTTTGAAGAATATGGAGAAAAGAATCTGATACAGCCAACTCTCCTTATAGATTATCCTGTTGAGATTTCACCATTGACCAAGGCGAAAAGGGGCAATCCTAAGCTTACTGAAAGGTTTGAGGCTTTTGTATACGGCCGCGAACTGGCAAATGCATACTCGGAGCTGAACGATCCCGATATACAAAGGGAAAGATTTATTCAGCAGCTTCATGAAAGGGAACTCGGTGACGATGAAGCTTATGTGATGGATGAGGATTTTATGAATGCGCTGGAGATAGGGATGCCTCCTACAGGGGGAATGGGTATAGGTATCGATAGGCTTGTGATGTTTCTTACAGATTCACCTTCAATAAGAGATGTAATTCTATTTCCTACAATGAAACCGGAAAGAGAATAA
- the greA gene encoding transcription elongation factor GreA: MGESNKQTVLTYEGVRKLEEELDYLKTIKRKEVTQKIKTALSFGDLSENSEYDEAKNEQAFVEGRIALLENMLKSAKVIDEDDITTETVSIGCNVKVKDLEFNDEINYTIVGSAEADPSKLKISNESPVGRGLIGKKVGDIAEVEVPDGVIKYKILEITK, from the coding sequence ATGGGCGAATCAAATAAACAGACTGTTCTAACGTATGAAGGCGTAAGAAAATTGGAGGAGGAACTCGACTACTTAAAAACGATAAAAAGAAAAGAGGTAACCCAAAAAATAAAAACTGCTCTGTCTTTTGGAGATTTAAGCGAAAACTCCGAATACGATGAGGCTAAAAATGAGCAGGCATTTGTTGAAGGCAGGATTGCACTGCTGGAAAACATGTTAAAATCGGCCAAGGTTATTGATGAAGATGATATTACCACGGAAACAGTAAGCATAGGCTGTAATGTAAAGGTGAAGGACCTTGAATTCAATGATGAGATCAATTATACAATAGTAGGATCTGCCGAGGCGGATCCAAGTAAACTTAAAATATCCAATGAATCTCCTGTAGGACGTGGTTTAATCGGCAAAAAAGTTGGAGATATTGCAGAAGTAGAAGTTCCTGACGGCGTTATAAAATATAAAATACTTGAAATAACAAAGTAG
- the dusB gene encoding tRNA dihydrouridine synthase DusB — protein sequence MKIGGLEFKSNVFLAPMAGVTDKPFRILCREMGCGFVYTEMISSKGLYYNSSKTIDMLDIDKREAPVGVQIFGSDPDIMGEMAGEISRNKMVALIDINMGCPARKIVKNGEGCALMRNPDLASKIIKSVAKNSLLPVTVKFRKGWDESSINAVEFANMAEESGASAVSVHGRTREQMYEGNADWSIIKRVKESVKIPVIGNGDVFTPEAAKGLFQETGCDGILVARGAMGNPWIFKRINHYLKTGEILSEPDAGERIDMAVRHAKMLVDLKGENTGIREMRKHAAWYIKGLKNSTDIKNKINAIIKKDELINLLIDYKKSLMLVQKSS from the coding sequence ATGAAAATAGGCGGTTTGGAATTTAAAAGCAATGTATTTTTGGCTCCGATGGCAGGAGTGACAGATAAGCCTTTCAGAATTTTATGCAGGGAAATGGGCTGTGGTTTTGTATATACCGAAATGATAAGCTCAAAAGGGCTTTATTATAACAGCAGCAAAACCATAGACATGCTTGATATCGATAAAAGAGAAGCTCCTGTCGGAGTGCAGATTTTTGGCTCTGACCCGGATATTATGGGAGAAATGGCAGGAGAGATAAGCAGGAATAAAATGGTCGCATTGATAGACATCAATATGGGATGCCCGGCTCGAAAAATCGTAAAAAATGGTGAAGGGTGTGCTCTTATGAGAAACCCTGATCTTGCATCGAAAATTATTAAAAGCGTCGCAAAAAATTCGCTGCTTCCCGTAACTGTTAAATTCCGCAAAGGTTGGGATGAGTCCAGTATTAACGCTGTTGAATTCGCAAACATGGCTGAAGAAAGCGGTGCCAGTGCAGTATCCGTTCATGGCAGGACAAGAGAGCAGATGTATGAAGGAAATGCGGACTGGTCTATAATCAAAAGGGTAAAAGAAAGCGTCAAAATACCTGTTATAGGAAACGGAGATGTGTTTACACCCGAAGCTGCAAAAGGGCTCTTTCAAGAAACAGGATGTGACGGAATACTTGTTGCCAGGGGCGCCATGGGCAATCCATGGATTTTTAAGAGGATAAATCATTATCTTAAAACGGGCGAGATTCTGTCGGAGCCTGATGCCGGGGAAAGGATCGACATGGCTGTAAGACATGCCAAAATGCTGGTAGATTTAAAAGGGGAGAATACCGGAATCAGGGAAATGCGAAAGCATGCCGCCTGGTATATAAAGGGTTTGAAAAATTCAACCGATATAAAAAACAAAATAAATGCGATTATCAAAAAGGATGAACTTATAAATTTGTTGATTGATTATAAAAAAAGCCTTATGCTGGTCCAGAAAAGCTCTTAA
- a CDS encoding type III pantothenate kinase codes for MILVIDVGNTNIVLGIIEGNKILSDWRLSTDTPKTADEYGLHIKLLFDYAGFKMDKVEGVIISSVVPNIMYSLEHAIKKYFNTQPLIVGPGVKSGINIKYDNPKEVGADRIVNAVAAHELYGGPLIIIDFGTATTFCAVTSGADYLGGAIVPGIKISSEALFSKAAKLPRVELVKPPSVICKNTVQSMQAGIVYGYVGLVDYIVNKMKAEMKKYEEKEPFVVATGGLARLISSESTTINEINGYLTLEGLRIIYNMNKNI; via the coding sequence ATGATACTTGTCATAGATGTCGGGAATACAAATATTGTGCTTGGAATAATTGAAGGAAACAAGATACTGTCGGACTGGAGGCTTTCTACAGATACCCCCAAGACAGCTGACGAATATGGTTTGCATATTAAACTGCTGTTTGATTATGCCGGATTTAAGATGGATAAGGTTGAAGGAGTCATAATATCGTCAGTCGTACCGAACATAATGTATTCCCTTGAGCATGCAATAAAAAAATACTTCAATACTCAGCCTCTCATAGTAGGGCCTGGTGTAAAATCGGGGATAAATATTAAATATGACAATCCCAAAGAGGTGGGAGCAGACAGGATAGTCAATGCTGTTGCCGCCCATGAGCTGTATGGAGGTCCTCTTATTATCATCGACTTTGGTACCGCCACCACGTTTTGCGCCGTAACTTCAGGTGCAGATTACCTTGGAGGCGCAATAGTCCCCGGCATTAAAATCTCCAGTGAAGCTTTGTTTTCAAAGGCGGCAAAGCTTCCGAGAGTCGAACTTGTAAAGCCGCCTTCGGTCATATGCAAGAATACCGTACAAAGCATGCAGGCAGGTATTGTCTATGGATATGTCGGGCTTGTTGATTATATTGTGAATAAGATGAAGGCTGAGATGAAAAAATATGAAGAAAAAGAGCCTTTTGTAGTAGCGACAGGAGGCCTTGCAAGGCTGATATCATCGGAGTCCACCACAATAAATGAAATAAACGGTTATCTGACTCTTGAGGGCCTAAGAATTATTTATAATATGAATAAAAATATTTAG
- a CDS encoding ECF transporter S component: protein MKTEVHASCRPYFTTRRMATIALLSAISIVMSIVPGIGFIYVGVIKATFMHIPVIIAAITEGPVAGAIVGLIFGISSLVINMSGPLAPVFINPLVSVAPRIMIGLSAAYTYKALKHVSNCDSKNNSKSGKICAIISVPAAAAVGTIMNTAGVLGMIYVVAAREFTQVKGVTMANLGRILAGVALTNGVAELVVAVVLVTAIIKGINTIRK from the coding sequence ATGAAAACGGAAGTACACGCATCCTGCCGACCATACTTTACTACAAGAAGGATGGCAACAATTGCCCTGTTAAGTGCCATATCTATCGTTATGAGCATCGTACCGGGCATTGGTTTTATTTATGTCGGGGTTATAAAGGCAACATTTATGCATATACCCGTCATAATCGCAGCTATCACGGAGGGACCTGTTGCAGGCGCAATAGTAGGACTTATATTCGGGATATCAAGCCTGGTTATCAATATGTCGGGACCTCTCGCACCGGTTTTTATCAATCCGTTGGTTTCCGTTGCCCCGAGAATTATGATAGGTTTATCTGCGGCATATACCTATAAAGCTTTAAAACATGTTTCAAATTGTGACAGTAAAAATAACTCAAAGAGCGGAAAGATATGTGCCATTATATCCGTTCCGGCAGCAGCTGCAGTTGGAACAATAATGAATACGGCGGGAGTTCTGGGTATGATTTACGTGGTTGCAGCACGTGAGTTTACGCAAGTGAAAGGAGTAACCATGGCAAATCTTGGCCGCATATTGGCAGGCGTTGCCCTGACAAATGGAGTTGCCGAACTTGTTGTTGCGGTAGTTCTTGTGACCGCGATTATAAAGGGAATAAATACGATAAGAAAATAA